From Nitratidesulfovibrio vulgaris str. Hildenborough, a single genomic window includes:
- a CDS encoding response regulator → MRILVIDDEQPTLKMFALILTALGHSPVTASSGEEGLRLFDDAHPDVVLTDIKMPGMDGMDVLRSLKEADPRCEVIVITGHGDVDLAIEALHLDATDFINKPVRREELVTALERAADRIRLKHDCAESIRCETSEDGAVVRVVGTVSGQGEAMLRHAFEEALLSGAPRVTLAFGESTALNGAAITTLTTLLGRAATLDRKVHITGASDNLRTVFEVMGFGRLFDPLRQDDTTP, encoded by the coding sequence ATGCGCATCCTCGTCATCGACGACGAACAACCGACGCTCAAGATGTTCGCCCTCATCCTCACGGCACTGGGCCATTCCCCGGTCACGGCGTCCTCCGGTGAAGAGGGGTTGCGGCTTTTCGATGACGCCCACCCCGATGTGGTGCTCACCGACATCAAGATGCCCGGCATGGACGGCATGGACGTACTGCGCAGCCTCAAGGAGGCCGACCCCCGGTGCGAGGTCATCGTCATCACGGGTCATGGGGATGTGGACCTCGCCATCGAGGCGTTGCACCTCGACGCCACCGACTTCATCAACAAGCCCGTACGACGCGAAGAACTGGTCACGGCACTGGAACGTGCAGCCGACCGCATCCGGCTCAAACACGATTGTGCGGAGTCCATCAGGTGCGAGACTTCAGAAGATGGTGCCGTGGTGCGTGTGGTGGGAACGGTGAGCGGTCAGGGCGAAGCCATGCTGCGGCATGCCTTCGAAGAGGCCCTTCTTTCCGGTGCGCCAAGGGTGACGCTGGCCTTCGGGGAATCGACGGCACTCAACGGCGCTGCCATCACCACGCTCACCACCCTGCTGGGCAGGGCCGCGACGCTGGACCGCAAGGTGCACATCACCGGCGCATCCGACAACCTGCGCACCGTGTTCGAGGTCATGGGCTTCGGACGCCTCTTCGACCCCCTTCGGCAGGATGATACCACACCGTAG
- the moaA gene encoding GTP 3',8-cyclase MoaA, with product MNHYDDRPASSLVDLHGRRVRYLRLSVTDRCNLRCLYCWGGGGMRFIPHDDILRYEEMARLVDVAVESGVEKVRLTGGEPLVRKNVLHLVELVRKKHPAIDLRITTNGTLLESHVAGLRDLGVSTVNVSLDTFRREVFHEVTGRDFLPQVMAGMEAVLAAGLSLKVNAVALRGVNDGELATFVDFARNHRVDVRFIEFMPMGCGTRWNDANFWPADDILARVHDLADLRPVVPDKGGRGPARLFDIVGGQGRFGVITPMSDHFCGDCNRLRVTSDGRLRTCLFADREYRLRPLLRHPKLGVEAVRRVIALANRRKPLGFRLLERMRPGLAVAERRMTAIGG from the coding sequence ATGAACCACTACGACGACAGGCCCGCTTCCTCTCTCGTCGACCTGCACGGCCGCAGGGTGCGCTATCTTCGGCTTTCCGTCACTGACAGGTGCAACCTGCGCTGCCTCTACTGCTGGGGCGGCGGGGGGATGCGCTTCATCCCCCATGACGACATCCTGCGTTATGAAGAGATGGCGCGGCTGGTCGATGTGGCTGTGGAAAGCGGGGTCGAGAAGGTGCGTCTCACCGGCGGCGAACCGCTGGTGCGCAAGAACGTGTTGCATCTCGTCGAACTGGTGCGGAAGAAACACCCCGCCATCGACCTGCGCATCACCACCAACGGTACGCTTCTCGAGTCGCATGTGGCGGGGCTGCGCGACCTTGGCGTGAGCACGGTCAACGTCTCGCTGGATACGTTCCGGCGCGAGGTGTTCCATGAGGTCACCGGGCGCGACTTCCTGCCGCAGGTGATGGCGGGCATGGAAGCTGTCCTTGCGGCGGGGCTGTCGCTCAAGGTCAATGCCGTGGCCCTGCGCGGTGTCAATGATGGCGAGTTGGCGACGTTCGTCGATTTCGCCCGCAACCATCGCGTGGATGTGCGTTTCATCGAGTTCATGCCCATGGGCTGTGGAACGCGCTGGAACGACGCCAACTTCTGGCCGGCAGACGACATCCTCGCCCGTGTGCACGACCTGGCCGACCTGCGGCCCGTTGTGCCCGACAAGGGCGGACGCGGCCCCGCGCGGCTGTTCGACATCGTGGGCGGGCAGGGCCGTTTCGGTGTCATCACACCCATGTCAGACCATTTCTGTGGCGATTGCAACAGGTTGCGCGTCACTTCGGACGGGCGTCTGCGTACCTGTCTCTTCGCCGACCGGGAATACCGTCTGCGCCCGCTACTGCGCCATCCTAAACTGGGTGTGGAGGCCGTGCGAAGGGTCATCGCCCTTGCCAACAGGCGCAAGCCGCTCGGGTTCAGGCTTCTGGAACGTATGCGCCCCGGTCTTGCGGTGGCCGAACGGCGTATGACCGCCATCGGGGGCTAG